GAAACCGCCGTTCTGCTACGGACGAAACGGCGACCAGTACGGCGAAGAAAACAGTGTGGGCCCGCAGGCCGGGCCGATCATCTACGGCGCGCTCGATCGACGGGTGCAAGAAGCGAAGTAAATTGATCGCGCGCAGCCGACTGAGCCAAGCGCCCAGGACCGCGGCCGCGAGCGTATTCATCTAGAAAGGGAGTGCGGATGAAGTCGCAATGGTTGGCAGCGTTTTGCTTGGTTTTAGTGGCCGCCACGCGCGGCGCTGCGCAAGAGACGATCGATCCGCGCCGGCCCGCCGCCATCCGGACCACTGGCGTGCCCGTCGTGCCGGCGGAATTGTTCGAGCGGTTGCGGCAATATCAAAACGTGCGCAGCGCGGGCTTTCAGGGGTGGTCGCCCGACGGCAATGGCATGTTGATCGCCACGCGGTTCGGCAACAGCGCTCAGTTGCACCGGGTGTACGAACCGGGCGGTCGCCGCGAACAGGTGACCTTTTTCGACGAGCCGGTGAGTGGCCGTTTCATCCCCAAGTCGCCGAGCGGTGAACTGCTCTTGTCGATGAGCGCCGGCGGCGACGAGAACTATCAGATCTATTATCTCAATCGCCAGTCGGGACGCGCGACCATGCTCACCGACGGCAAGTCGCGTAACGAACTGGGGCCGGTGCGCCACGACGGCGACCGCATGATCGTGCATAGCAATCGCCGCAATGGCCGCGACACCGATATTTACCTGGCGAGCACGCGCGAGCCGGACGAACACGAACTGTTGATGGAGACCAGTGGCGAGTACTGGGTGGCCACTGACTTTTCTCCCGAGGGTGACCGGCTGGCGATGATCCACTACGTGTCGATCAACGAGTCGTATCCCGCGCTGTACCACATCGCGACCAGAAAACTCGAAAAGTTAAAAATCCCTGGTGAAGGCAAGGTGTCGTTTGGCGCCTTGGCATTCACCCCCGACGGCAAATCGGTCTACACGACCAGCGACGCCCGCAGCGAGTATCAGGAGTTGGCGCGCGTCGATCTGGCGACTGGCCAATACACCTGGTTGACTAGCGACACGCGCTGGGACGTGAGCGATGTGGAGGTGGATGATCGCAATGGACTGGTCGCCTACGCGTTCAACGAAAATGGCGCAAGCAAGCTGTTCTTACTGGAGGGAGACAAATCGCGACCGATCGAGTTGCCGCTGGGGGTGATCGCCAATCTGGAGTTTTCAGCAGACGGTGAGAGACTCGGATTTACGCTCGCGCGGCCCGACGCGCCGGCCGACGCGTACTCGGTGGACGTGAAAAGCAGCAAGCTGACGCGCTGGACCTTTAGCGAGGTGGGGGGCCTCGATCCCGCTGGCTTCGCGACGCCCGAGATGATTCGCTTTCCCAGCTTCGACGGGCGCGAAATTCCGGCATATTTCTACCGGCCCAAACCGCGCGACGGCCGCGACAAGGCGCCGGTGGTGATCAACATTCACGGCGGTCCCGAGGCGCAGTCGCGCCCCATCTTTTCCGGCCCGACGCAATATCTAGTCAATGAACTGGGCTTTGCCGTCATCTATCCCAACGTGCGCGGCTCGGCCGGTTACGGCAAAACCTACCTGCAACTCGACAACGCCGAACATCGCGAAGACAGCGTCAAAGACATTGGCGCCTTGCTCGATTGGATTCAGCGGCAGCCGGAACTCGATTCGACGCGCGTGGCGGTCACCGGCGGCTCGTACGGCGGTTACATGGTGTTGTCGTCGCTTGTGAATTTTGGCGAGCGCATCAAAGCCGGGGTCGACATTGTGGGCATCGCCAACTTCATCACCTTCCTGGAGCGGACCAGCCCCTACCGGCAAGACTTGCGGCGCGCCGAATATGGCGACGAGCGCAAGCCAGAAATGCGGGCGTATTTTGAAAAGATCAATCCCACCAACCGCGTCAGCGAGATACGATCGGCGCTGTTGGTGGCGCACGGCATCAATGATCCGCGGGTTCCGTTCTTCGAGGCGGAGCAAATCGCGGAGAAAGTCCGCGCCGCGGGCCGCGACGTGTGGACGCTCTACGCCGACAACGAAGGTCACGGCTTCGGCAAGAAAGACAACCGCGACTATCTGACGGCGGTCGAAGTGCTGTTCTTGGAAGCTCACCTGGGGACACCGTAGCACCGGCGCCATGGCGATCGACCTGGAAGAAACCGAGCGCGATTGGCCCGCTGGCGAAGCGGAGTTTCTTCATGGGCCCTGGCCTTGGTGGCTAGCCGTCGCGGTCCTGGCTGGCGCGATCGCGCTGGTGTTTGGTCGCAGTCTTGGCTTTGCGCTGTTGAGTTGGGACGACGAGATCAACATCACGCGTAATCCGCTGCTCACGCCGCCAAGCGCGGCGAGCGTGATCTATTTTTGGTTGCGCCCCTATGTGGGGCTGTACGCTCCAGTGACCTACACCGTGTTGGCGATCGAGGCGACCATCGCCTGGCGGCCGGAGGCCGACGGCGGACAATTTGCCGCCTGGGTGTTTCACCTGGGCAATCTCTTGTTTCACACTGGCGCCGCCTGCGCCGTGTACCTGATTCTCCGCCGACTGACGCGGCACGACCTGGCCGCGCTGGCCGGGGCGCTGGTGTTTGCCTGGCACCCTTTGCAAACCGAAAGCGTCTGCTGGGCTACCGAGACCAAGGGGTTGCTCGCCGGCCTGTTTTCGTTTTTGGCGCTCTGGCAGTACTGGCTTTCAACCGATGACGGCGCCGAACATCCGCGACTGCACTATGCCGTGGCGCTGGCGGCGTTTGTGTTGGCGCTGTTGTCCAAGCCATCGGCCGTGGTCGTGCCGGCGGTGGCGTTGACGATCGACGCGCTGTGGATCGGGCGCGATTGGCGACAATCGGCCCGCGCGCTGGCGCCTTGGTTCGCGCTGTCGTTGGTGTTGATGGTGGCCACCAAGTGGCTGCAGCCCGACGAATCTCTGTCGGTGGTCGCGCCGCTCTGGCAGCGTCCGCTGGTGGCGATCGACGCGCTGGGATTTTACCTTTGGAAACTCGTGTTCCCGTGGCGCCTGGCGCCCGACTACGGCCGGACGCCAGGCGTGGCCCTGGCGGGCGTGTGGCCCTATTTATCGATATTGCTGGTGGCGGCGCTGGGCGCGGCGGCGGCATTTGCTCCGGCGCGTCGCCGCTGGCTGGCGCTGAGCGCGGTGTTCGTTGTGTCGCTCGCCCCGGTGCTGGGCATCGTGCCGTTTTCTTATCAACAGTTTTCGACGGTCGCCGACCGTTACGCCTATCTGGCGATGTTCGCCCCGGCGCTTTTGACGGCGTGGATGCTGTCGCGATTTCCGCGGCCCGCCGTGGCTGGCGCACTGGCCGCGCTGATCGCGGCTTACGGCGGAATCAGTTTTGTCGCCGCTGGCCACTGGCGCAACGACCTGGCGCTGTACACGCAGGCCAACGCCGTGACCGAACGGAGCCTGATGGCCCATAATGGGCTGGGCAATCTCCTGGAGCAGCAAGGCAAGCTGGCCGAGGCGGAGGCCCATTTTCGTCGCGCGGCGGAACTGCATCCCAACAG
The Pirellulales bacterium DNA segment above includes these coding regions:
- a CDS encoding S9 family peptidase, with amino-acid sequence MKSQWLAAFCLVLVAATRGAAQETIDPRRPAAIRTTGVPVVPAELFERLRQYQNVRSAGFQGWSPDGNGMLIATRFGNSAQLHRVYEPGGRREQVTFFDEPVSGRFIPKSPSGELLLSMSAGGDENYQIYYLNRQSGRATMLTDGKSRNELGPVRHDGDRMIVHSNRRNGRDTDIYLASTREPDEHELLMETSGEYWVATDFSPEGDRLAMIHYVSINESYPALYHIATRKLEKLKIPGEGKVSFGALAFTPDGKSVYTTSDARSEYQELARVDLATGQYTWLTSDTRWDVSDVEVDDRNGLVAYAFNENGASKLFLLEGDKSRPIELPLGVIANLEFSADGERLGFTLARPDAPADAYSVDVKSSKLTRWTFSEVGGLDPAGFATPEMIRFPSFDGREIPAYFYRPKPRDGRDKAPVVINIHGGPEAQSRPIFSGPTQYLVNELGFAVIYPNVRGSAGYGKTYLQLDNAEHREDSVKDIGALLDWIQRQPELDSTRVAVTGGSYGGYMVLSSLVNFGERIKAGVDIVGIANFITFLERTSPYRQDLRRAEYGDERKPEMRAYFEKINPTNRVSEIRSALLVAHGINDPRVPFFEAEQIAEKVRAAGRDVWTLYADNEGHGFGKKDNRDYLTAVEVLFLEAHLGTP
- a CDS encoding tetratricopeptide repeat protein, with amino-acid sequence MAIDLEETERDWPAGEAEFLHGPWPWWLAVAVLAGAIALVFGRSLGFALLSWDDEINITRNPLLTPPSAASVIYFWLRPYVGLYAPVTYTVLAIEATIAWRPEADGGQFAAWVFHLGNLLFHTGAACAVYLILRRLTRHDLAALAGALVFAWHPLQTESVCWATETKGLLAGLFSFLALWQYWLSTDDGAEHPRLHYAVALAAFVLALLSKPSAVVVPAVALTIDALWIGRDWRQSARALAPWFALSLVLMVATKWLQPDESLSVVAPLWQRPLVAIDALGFYLWKLVFPWRLAPDYGRTPGVALAGVWPYLSILLVAALGAAAAFAPARRRWLALSAVFVVSLAPVLGIVPFSYQQFSTVADRYAYLAMFAPALLTAWMLSRFPRPAVAGALAALIAAYGGISFVAAGHWRNDLALYTQANAVTERSLMAHNGLGNLLEQQGKLAEAEAHFRRAAELHPNSYSAHYNLGRVLGKRNRPAEGIATIQKSLALRPDYEKAHFELARLAVRADQLPLARDHLLQAVRLDPERVDAWFNLAQVHERLGEREAAIRCYQETLKRDPSHNVSRLRLDTLRSQALPRP